A region from the Halomarina litorea genome encodes:
- a CDS encoding thermonuclease family protein, whose amino-acid sequence MSHHTFAGNAWEFPARLADDGVVDGDTVDIVCDVGFDMRRTIRVRVFGVDTAEIHTVGEDTEEFQRGQEHKAFVEQWFMFESQGSEYPLSVTTLKETGKFGRYVAVIHGPEGESLTSALVEEFDDV is encoded by the coding sequence ATGAGTCACCACACCTTCGCCGGCAACGCCTGGGAGTTCCCCGCCCGTCTCGCTGACGACGGCGTCGTCGACGGTGACACGGTCGACATCGTCTGCGACGTCGGCTTCGACATGCGCCGGACGATTCGCGTCCGCGTCTTCGGTGTGGATACCGCCGAGATCCACACCGTCGGCGAGGACACCGAGGAGTTCCAGCGCGGCCAGGAGCACAAGGCGTTCGTCGAGCAGTGGTTCATGTTCGAGTCGCAGGGGAGCGAGTACCCGCTGAGTGTGACGACGCTCAAAGAGACGGGGAAGTTCGGCCGGTACGTCGCCGTCATCCACGGCCCCGAGGGCGAGTCACTAACGAGCGCGCTGGTAGAGGAGTTCGACGACGTCTGA